In Rhizobium sp. WYJ-E13, the following are encoded in one genomic region:
- a CDS encoding threonine/serine exporter ThrE family protein: protein MGPTYTQALLKEWPIKVDFRRMLPGKAGRDDPFINILASDMGDNGMAGISDAIHEQSSSANMTAAQAAHLIARLGRLLLLSGADTAHTVMSVTNIARRVGHNARVLVTPQAMLVMVGAHDRYLTKVGQKVGAPGVDMGRLFALERVIDEVEIDTLDAAAIDRRIDAVETSGGDYPLVVVTFGLATTTGCLSILFGSSAPVAAAAFVAGMVSAWLRKRLLAFVASPFVVTFTVAVISGLIAVISLRLTSTQSPILALTAAGMILVPGVPLINAIREIASGHADNGIARLANATGLILLIAFALYIVGIITGAELPVDNGPGALPVGVDAFFAGLAAAGFALLFNVPPRAIIFCIVAGAVGHGLRTALQQLDVPLPLSSFVGALMAAVVALLAGRFHRVPPVVFAFPGVVAMIPGSYGFRAGIAGLQVMELGSAASATLVATTLGLAITTAVTTIAIGLGLALPLSGSWKATWFKNSRGRENDS, encoded by the coding sequence GTGGGCCCAACCTATACCCAAGCGTTATTGAAAGAATGGCCGATCAAAGTAGATTTTCGGCGTATGCTGCCTGGGAAGGCGGGCAGAGATGATCCCTTCATCAACATATTGGCTTCAGATATGGGCGACAATGGCATGGCCGGCATTTCTGACGCCATTCACGAGCAGTCGTCGTCAGCAAATATGACTGCAGCTCAAGCGGCACATTTGATTGCCCGGCTCGGCCGGCTTCTTCTTCTCAGTGGGGCCGACACGGCTCACACCGTCATGAGTGTCACTAATATTGCCCGTAGGGTCGGACATAACGCCCGGGTGCTTGTTACGCCGCAGGCAATGCTTGTGATGGTGGGCGCCCATGACCGGTACCTCACAAAAGTTGGCCAGAAGGTAGGCGCACCAGGCGTCGACATGGGACGCCTGTTCGCGCTTGAGCGGGTCATCGATGAAGTTGAAATTGACACACTCGATGCGGCCGCGATCGACCGCCGGATCGACGCTGTTGAAACCAGCGGCGGGGATTATCCGCTCGTCGTGGTCACTTTTGGCCTAGCGACCACGACCGGATGCCTTTCAATCCTGTTCGGATCGTCCGCGCCTGTAGCTGCCGCGGCATTCGTGGCGGGGATGGTCAGCGCTTGGTTGCGCAAGCGGCTGCTGGCTTTCGTCGCGAGCCCATTCGTCGTCACTTTTACCGTCGCGGTCATCAGTGGTCTGATAGCAGTAATATCATTGCGACTAACGAGCACCCAATCCCCGATACTCGCTCTGACCGCCGCAGGGATGATCCTCGTTCCGGGCGTGCCCCTTATCAACGCGATCCGCGAAATCGCTTCTGGCCACGCCGACAATGGCATCGCGCGGCTGGCTAACGCTACGGGCTTGATCCTGCTGATCGCTTTCGCACTCTACATTGTCGGGATAATCACTGGCGCTGAGCTGCCTGTCGATAATGGACCGGGCGCCCTGCCTGTTGGTGTTGATGCGTTCTTCGCGGGTCTTGCCGCGGCGGGTTTCGCTCTTCTGTTCAACGTCCCACCGCGAGCGATTATCTTCTGTATCGTAGCCGGGGCGGTCGGCCACGGACTGAGAACGGCGTTACAACAGCTGGACGTTCCCCTCCCCCTGTCATCCTTTGTCGGCGCACTCATGGCTGCAGTCGTTGCACTGCTGGCCGGCAGGTTTCATCGGGTCCCACCGGTGGTGTTTGCCTTTCCGGGCGTGGTCGCGATGATTCCGGGATCCTATGGCTTCCGGGCAGGGATTGCCGGACTGCAGGTCATGGAGCTGGGAAGCGCTGCTTCTGCGACGCTCGTTGCTACGACCCTCGGACTGGCTATTACCACGGCGGTCACGACGATTGCCATCGGTCTTGGCTTGGCGCTCCCGCTTTCAGGTTCCTGGAAGGCAACTTGGTTCAAAAATTCAAGAGGACGAGAGAATGACAGTTGA
- the fumC gene encoding class II fumarate hydratase: protein MTVDGQPYPTLKNVPVGLDDRGNRTEFDSMGKVQVPADKYWGAQTQRSLLHFSIGSDRMPKAVYRAYGVVKKAAAIVNGQMDRLPQWKVDAIVMAADEAIEGKLDDHFPLFVWQTGSGTQSNMNVNEVLSNRAIQLLGGELGSQHPIGPNDDVNMGQSSNDSFPTAMHIAAISIIDERLVPELEKLASTIETKARGWMDVVKVGRTHLEDATPLSVGQEWSGWAAQIRAVVAEIKRSRIGLLELALGGTAVGTGLNAPQGFSTQVAAKIADITGKDFVTAQNKFMAQGTLDAMVRASAALRGAAVALMKIANDMRWLASGPRCGLGELNLPANEPGSSIMPGKVNPTQCEAIVMIAIQVIGDDTATAFAGSQGNFELNAMRPIIINNFLHSATVLSDGCEKFRVYSVEGTDINRERIRSYLDNNLMLVTALSPIIGYQKAAHIAEDAMATGSTLKAAALASGAVTEEQYDAIIVPKNMIGEGLAGA from the coding sequence ATGACAGTTGATGGTCAACCTTACCCCACGCTTAAGAATGTGCCAGTCGGTCTTGACGACCGTGGAAATCGAACCGAATTCGACAGCATGGGCAAAGTTCAGGTTCCAGCAGATAAATATTGGGGTGCGCAGACGCAACGGTCGCTTTTGCACTTCTCGATCGGCAGCGACAGGATGCCCAAAGCAGTCTATCGCGCCTATGGCGTGGTGAAAAAAGCGGCGGCGATCGTCAATGGGCAGATGGATCGGCTCCCCCAATGGAAGGTTGATGCAATCGTCATGGCAGCGGATGAAGCCATCGAAGGCAAGCTGGATGACCATTTTCCGCTATTTGTATGGCAGACCGGTTCAGGAACTCAATCGAACATGAACGTTAACGAAGTGCTGTCAAATAGGGCGATTCAGCTCTTGGGGGGCGAACTTGGTTCGCAGCATCCGATCGGCCCCAATGACGACGTCAATATGGGCCAATCCTCCAACGATAGCTTTCCAACGGCCATGCATATTGCAGCTATCTCCATCATCGACGAGAGACTGGTGCCTGAGCTCGAAAAGCTGGCATCGACCATCGAAACCAAGGCCCGGGGATGGATGGACGTCGTCAAGGTTGGCCGGACGCATCTGGAAGACGCTACACCATTGTCTGTAGGGCAGGAATGGTCGGGCTGGGCAGCGCAGATCCGCGCGGTCGTCGCCGAGATAAAGCGCTCGCGCATAGGCCTTCTCGAACTTGCTCTTGGTGGAACTGCCGTCGGCACTGGCCTCAATGCACCGCAGGGGTTCTCAACGCAGGTGGCCGCCAAGATTGCCGACATCACCGGCAAAGACTTTGTCACCGCCCAAAATAAGTTCATGGCGCAAGGCACACTCGACGCGATGGTACGAGCCTCGGCGGCGTTGCGCGGTGCGGCCGTGGCTTTGATGAAGATTGCCAACGACATGCGTTGGCTTGCGTCTGGCCCGCGCTGCGGCCTCGGTGAACTCAATCTGCCTGCAAATGAGCCGGGCTCGTCGATCATGCCTGGAAAGGTCAACCCTACCCAATGCGAAGCTATCGTCATGATTGCCATACAGGTCATCGGCGATGACACGGCAACGGCATTCGCCGGTAGTCAAGGAAATTTCGAGCTGAACGCCATGCGTCCGATCATTATTAACAACTTCCTGCATTCTGCAACCGTCCTCTCCGACGGCTGTGAAAAGTTCAGGGTGTATTCGGTGGAAGGAACGGACATCAACCGGGAACGCATCCGCAGCTACCTTGATAATAATCTCATGCTCGTTACCGCGCTTTCTCCCATTATCGGCTATCAGAAAGCCGCACACATCGCCGAAGACGCAATGGCGACCGGATCCACTTTGAAGGCTGCAGCGCTTGCATCAGGCGCCGTCACGGAAGAGCAGTATGACGCGATCATCGTCCCGAAGAACATGATTGGGGAGGGTCTCGCGGGAGCCTGA
- a CDS encoding response regulator transcription factor, whose protein sequence is MTSDNVRSSLKRPTVLVVDPELAADSQLLGLLSQRAHESLVADSLEVARGIMVEREISFMVMELKFSDGDAFEFVREVASRHYGCRTIVHSRFCNVPVAVALSRLGVADILPKPTDFRYLLALLFDDDLASAHWSSFPAPKRLKRQHIRDVYFACGSNIARTAKLLSMHRRTLQKMIKKEPELMGSRPEGPIARL, encoded by the coding sequence ATGACTTCTGACAACGTAAGATCTTCCCTCAAACGGCCGACCGTCCTCGTGGTTGATCCAGAGCTCGCGGCAGACTCCCAACTGCTTGGACTTCTGTCGCAGCGCGCCCACGAGAGCTTGGTGGCCGATAGTCTGGAGGTGGCAAGAGGCATAATGGTGGAACGAGAGATCTCTTTCATGGTGATGGAACTCAAATTCTCGGATGGAGATGCGTTTGAATTCGTTAGAGAAGTCGCGTCTCGCCATTATGGATGCCGCACGATTGTCCACAGCCGCTTTTGCAACGTCCCCGTCGCGGTTGCTTTGTCGAGATTAGGTGTTGCGGATATACTGCCGAAACCAACCGATTTTCGATATCTCCTCGCACTCCTGTTTGATGATGATCTGGCCAGTGCGCATTGGTCGTCCTTCCCCGCACCAAAGCGCCTCAAACGCCAGCATATACGGGATGTTTACTTCGCGTGCGGGTCAAATATCGCGCGCACGGCAAAACTGCTCTCGATGCATCGGCGCACCCTTCAGAAAATGATCAAGAAGGAGCCGGAGCTGATGGGTAGCCGCCCTGAAGGACCGATAGCGAGGCTGTAG
- a CDS encoding SDR family NAD(P)-dependent oxidoreductase: protein MSDVELDGIDFERLGATRGSRLLIVGGHGGIGHALALRSIEAGMEVITLDMAEAIEQNPLPDIAVSIALNVLDPKQVADAVTEVRSKWGKTVNGLIYLSGVGERPTPVSEFGIEQWDLAQDVNLRGAFVVSKAFLPLMRPGSASMVFISSGLAVNVEPGFGAYSASKAGLIAYAKVLAKELAPGIRVNVVAPGLVQTAFLGGGTGRAAAGKATLEQWFGDDGAKAMRAAIPLGRVAVPDDIVAPILFLLGSGARFITGQTLHVNGGRYLP from the coding sequence ATGTCTGACGTCGAACTTGATGGCATTGACTTCGAACGACTAGGGGCCACCCGCGGTTCTCGCCTCTTGATTGTCGGCGGTCACGGAGGAATCGGGCACGCGCTTGCCTTGCGAAGCATCGAGGCGGGCATGGAGGTCATCACTCTGGATATGGCGGAGGCCATCGAGCAGAACCCCCTTCCGGATATTGCAGTCTCCATCGCCCTCAACGTGCTTGACCCAAAACAAGTGGCAGACGCGGTTACCGAGGTGCGCAGCAAATGGGGCAAGACGGTCAACGGTCTGATCTATCTGAGCGGTGTCGGGGAGCGCCCGACCCCGGTTTCAGAGTTCGGCATCGAACAATGGGATCTTGCTCAAGACGTCAATCTTCGTGGCGCATTTGTCGTCTCAAAAGCCTTCCTTCCCTTGATGAGACCGGGCTCCGCATCAATGGTGTTCATCTCGTCCGGCCTTGCGGTAAATGTCGAGCCGGGCTTTGGTGCCTACAGTGCCTCTAAAGCGGGCCTTATTGCTTATGCCAAGGTTCTGGCAAAAGAACTTGCTCCAGGCATCCGCGTCAATGTTGTCGCACCTGGGCTTGTGCAGACCGCCTTCCTGGGTGGCGGGACAGGGCGTGCAGCCGCGGGTAAGGCCACGCTGGAACAGTGGTTCGGGGATGATGGCGCAAAGGCGATGCGCGCAGCGATACCTCTTGGCCGAGTCGCAGTGCCGGACGACATTGTTGCTCCTATCCTGTTCCTGCTCGGCTCGGGCGCGCGGTTCATCACAGGGCAGACCCTTCACGTAAACGGTGGGCGCTACCTTCCATAG
- a CDS encoding FAD-dependent monooxygenase, protein MQKEKVVIVGAGLGGIALAIALRQKGFHVDVYEQAPALGEIGAGIQVSPNACRVLTALGAFDEVKALSASPTEYRFRLFEDGEILQNIPLGDSFLERHGFPYLTIHRADLHRALTNRLTAIAPGALHLNAKATGFTSSAQAVTVEFEGGHVAVGDLVVGADGIKSVIRRQILGLTPATYTGDQAWRVMVDANLLPEKFRPDTVDIWVGPGRHAVIYPLRGGEIINFVGLVEDDSWEDESWAAKRPWEDLKKDFSGWSDEIQAIIDVANRDECYRWALNIRQPVRGWCSQRAVLLGDSAHATLPYMAQGAAMALEDAIVLARALDAGGDIADRLHAFEADRFDRTSRVVLESTANRTMFHLPTAEQLREAFMGRNVGAERNAWLYSYDATNAPRAAASPEPAE, encoded by the coding sequence ATGCAAAAAGAAAAAGTTGTCATCGTTGGCGCCGGACTGGGCGGCATTGCACTCGCCATCGCCTTGCGTCAGAAAGGTTTTCATGTCGACGTTTACGAACAGGCGCCAGCACTTGGTGAGATTGGCGCCGGCATTCAGGTCAGCCCGAACGCATGCCGGGTCCTGACCGCGCTCGGCGCGTTTGATGAGGTGAAGGCGTTGTCGGCGAGCCCGACGGAATATCGGTTCAGGTTGTTTGAAGACGGCGAAATATTGCAAAACATACCGCTCGGCGACAGCTTTCTGGAACGCCATGGTTTCCCCTATCTGACGATTCACCGCGCCGACCTGCACCGGGCTCTCACGAACAGGCTGACTGCCATTGCCCCTGGCGCGCTCCATCTCAATGCAAAGGCGACAGGCTTTACATCGAGCGCGCAGGCCGTGACCGTCGAGTTTGAAGGAGGGCATGTTGCCGTTGGGGATCTCGTCGTGGGCGCTGACGGGATTAAATCAGTCATAAGGCGGCAAATTCTCGGCCTGACTCCCGCCACCTACACAGGCGACCAGGCCTGGCGCGTCATGGTCGATGCCAATTTGCTCCCTGAAAAGTTCAGGCCAGACACCGTCGACATCTGGGTTGGGCCGGGCCGTCACGCCGTTATCTACCCGCTGCGCGGCGGTGAGATCATAAATTTTGTTGGCTTGGTAGAAGATGACAGTTGGGAAGACGAGTCCTGGGCAGCAAAGCGGCCGTGGGAAGACCTCAAGAAGGACTTCAGCGGATGGAGCGATGAAATCCAGGCGATCATCGACGTTGCAAATCGCGACGAGTGTTATCGCTGGGCACTCAACATCCGTCAACCGGTGCGAGGATGGTGTTCCCAACGCGCAGTCCTCTTGGGGGATTCTGCACATGCGACTCTGCCCTACATGGCCCAAGGTGCGGCAATGGCACTTGAAGACGCAATCGTCTTGGCTCGTGCGCTTGACGCAGGTGGCGATATTGCGGATCGTCTCCATGCTTTCGAAGCTGATCGCTTCGACCGCACATCAAGGGTCGTGCTGGAATCGACGGCTAACCGAACAATGTTTCACCTTCCAACTGCCGAACAGTTGCGCGAAGCATTCATGGGCCGCAATGTCGGCGCTGAAAGAAACGCCTGGCTGTATTCCTATGACGCAACCAACGCGCCGCGGGCCGCAGCGTCACCCGAACCTGCAGAATGA
- a CDS encoding glutathione S-transferase family protein, with translation MESVFRLKPNPPSPASSPFAGASLMPVVRLSRMSWARIAVLVIGIMFDRGGCEEWTEASLKTFPFDSRKGPQAPPSVTDAERRSILAGKSCGAFPCSWTAQFIGGDMIDLYGSGSPNVARIFIALEELGLPYQAHAVDVFAGQQFEAWFGDLNPNRKVPVIVDHDGACGDCTIFESAAILLYLAEKTGALLPSHPSARYEVIQWMMVQVTTVGPMMGQLVHFTRYAPDGISSYSRDRYHVQVARVFDVIDRKLTGSEFLAGDMFTIADVALFPWTVRLSTYLGDEQEERLVNLARWRHNVSLRPAVGRALRAQDILRQQSTKPEDADPGTLDRLFGRDGARRT, from the coding sequence ATGGAAAGTGTGTTTCGTCTAAAACCCAACCCACCTTCTCCAGCGTCCTCCCCTTTTGCTGGCGCGAGCCTGATGCCCGTAGTGCGCTTGAGCAGGATGAGTTGGGCTCGCATCGCTGTGCTTGTGATCGGCATCATGTTCGATCGGGGTGGGTGCGAAGAATGGACGGAGGCGTCGTTAAAGACGTTCCCTTTCGACAGCCGCAAGGGTCCGCAAGCACCTCCCAGTGTAACGGATGCAGAGCGACGGAGCATTTTGGCAGGGAAAAGTTGCGGCGCCTTTCCTTGCTCGTGGACTGCGCAGTTCATTGGAGGTGACATGATCGACCTGTATGGCTCCGGGAGCCCAAACGTAGCGCGCATTTTCATCGCGCTGGAAGAATTGGGCCTCCCCTACCAGGCCCATGCTGTCGATGTCTTCGCCGGCCAACAGTTCGAGGCTTGGTTCGGAGATCTCAATCCCAATCGGAAAGTGCCAGTTATCGTCGATCATGACGGTGCATGCGGGGACTGCACCATTTTCGAATCCGCCGCAATCCTTCTTTATCTTGCCGAGAAGACTGGCGCCCTCCTCCCTTCCCACCCGTCTGCTCGCTACGAGGTCATACAGTGGATGATGGTTCAAGTTACGACCGTCGGACCTATGATGGGTCAGCTCGTTCACTTCACGCGATATGCGCCCGATGGAATTTCCAGCTATTCGCGGGATCGCTATCATGTTCAGGTAGCCCGCGTGTTCGATGTGATCGACAGGAAGCTGACTGGTAGCGAATTTCTTGCAGGGGACATGTTTACGATTGCCGACGTAGCGCTTTTTCCTTGGACGGTTAGGCTGTCGACCTACCTCGGGGACGAACAGGAAGAGAGGCTCGTGAACCTTGCGAGGTGGCGGCACAATGTATCGTTGCGGCCAGCGGTCGGGCGTGCCTTGAGGGCTCAGGATATCCTTCGTCAGCAATCGACGAAACCGGAAGACGCCGATCCCGGCACGCTCGACCGGCTATTCGGGCGTGACGGAGCGAGGAGGACTTAG
- a CDS encoding VOC family protein produces MKVTSIGHVVFDTPDIERSIEYYENVMGIKVVDRADGAVFLACPQDRHSVILRRGEAACKALSLNVSDETDLGDVLKELTAKGLRAGRKSYSAPGTADLVLVDGPEDIQIEITHAAARGSDAAQTGGIIPNRLGHIAFNVLDPQLATKFFVDVLDFKVSDWMGDFFAFLRCGTDHHTINLLRGQRRKMHHVAFETRGWDHIKEACDILSDLGYPLIWGPGRHGIGHNIFIYHLTPDGQIMELYAELDQMMNEELGYFEPRPWHKDKPQRPKTWEPGIAASNQWGIPTPDRFRD; encoded by the coding sequence ATGAAAGTCACAAGCATCGGACACGTCGTTTTCGATACGCCGGACATCGAGCGCTCGATCGAATACTATGAAAACGTGATGGGCATCAAAGTGGTGGATCGGGCGGACGGGGCAGTTTTCCTGGCTTGCCCGCAGGACCGTCATTCCGTAATTTTGCGGCGAGGCGAAGCGGCTTGCAAAGCCCTTTCCCTCAATGTCTCCGACGAGACCGACCTTGGCGACGTTTTGAAGGAGCTGACCGCTAAGGGACTGAGAGCTGGCCGGAAGTCTTACTCGGCGCCGGGGACTGCCGATCTGGTGCTTGTTGACGGGCCAGAGGATATCCAAATCGAAATCACTCACGCTGCCGCCAGGGGCAGCGACGCCGCGCAGACCGGCGGGATCATCCCCAATCGCCTCGGCCATATTGCTTTCAATGTGCTGGATCCGCAGTTGGCTACGAAGTTCTTCGTCGACGTGCTTGATTTCAAAGTGTCTGACTGGATGGGAGACTTCTTCGCCTTCCTACGTTGCGGGACGGATCATCACACAATAAACCTGTTGCGCGGACAGCGTCGCAAGATGCATCACGTTGCTTTCGAAACTCGAGGCTGGGATCACATCAAAGAGGCTTGCGACATTCTGAGCGACCTTGGCTATCCGCTTATCTGGGGACCGGGACGGCACGGCATTGGACATAACATTTTCATTTATCACCTGACACCAGACGGTCAGATCATGGAACTTTACGCCGAACTCGACCAGATGATGAATGAGGAACTCGGCTATTTCGAGCCGCGGCCGTGGCACAAGGATAAGCCGCAACGTCCAAAGACGTGGGAGCCAGGCATTGCGGCGTCGAACCAGTGGGGGATTCCGACACCGGATCGTTTTCGTGACTGA
- a CDS encoding ABC transporter ATP-binding protein translates to MLEIIGLKGGWGETTVIDDLSISVEEKETVAILGRNGVGKTTLLELVTGRCRRHSGAVIFSGTDISTWQTQRRAHLGIGYVPQTREVFPSLTVRENLKVATRPGFWTETRLLELFPSLGRRSANYASQLSGGEQQMLSIARALAGNPKLLLMDEPSEGLAPVVVEQLVAAVRELTTSGSLSTILVEQRADIGLELSDRYVVVERGKIVNEGKSHALVGNDAKIGELIGLNVH, encoded by the coding sequence ATGCTTGAGATCATCGGCCTGAAGGGAGGTTGGGGCGAGACCACTGTCATCGACGATTTGTCGATTTCCGTTGAAGAGAAGGAGACCGTGGCCATTCTCGGTCGCAACGGTGTCGGCAAGACGACTTTGCTAGAGCTCGTTACCGGTCGATGCCGACGCCATTCGGGCGCGGTAATTTTCAGTGGGACGGATATTTCGACCTGGCAGACGCAGCGGCGCGCTCACCTCGGAATAGGTTATGTGCCGCAGACACGAGAGGTCTTTCCAAGCTTGACGGTGCGTGAGAACCTGAAGGTGGCAACGCGACCAGGCTTCTGGACCGAAACGCGTCTGCTGGAGCTATTCCCATCACTTGGCAGGCGCTCCGCCAACTACGCGAGCCAACTATCAGGAGGCGAGCAACAGATGTTATCGATAGCGCGCGCTTTGGCCGGCAATCCGAAATTGCTTTTGATGGATGAGCCATCCGAAGGCCTGGCGCCTGTTGTTGTCGAACAACTCGTGGCAGCTGTAAGGGAGCTAACAACGTCAGGTTCGCTCTCGACCATTCTGGTAGAGCAGAGGGCGGACATCGGTCTCGAGCTATCCGATCGTTACGTAGTCGTCGAGCGAGGGAAGATCGTCAACGAAGGCAAAAGTCACGCTTTAGTTGGCAACGACGCCAAGATCGGTGAGCTGATCGGCCTGAATGTTCATTGA
- a CDS encoding ABC transporter ATP-binding protein: MSKLALEAKNLCKNYGGLRVTRDVTLALPIGARHALIGPNGAGKTTLIGLLSGTIAPSSGSIFLLGSDVTGLGPASRVKRGLGRTFQVNSLFRELTVFQNVFLAISEHRAISRHLLTSIGRHRDAIDEVWRVLDMLGLSSDAARHINEIAYGRQRLVEIAIALVLEPKVLLLDEPAAGIPGAEVPILLNAIDKLDDAIAVLMIEHDMQIVKRFARSVTVMAEGEVIENGPPENVMSSERVRTVYLGRSGQQRFGELQHA; this comes from the coding sequence GTGAGCAAATTGGCACTCGAGGCAAAGAACCTCTGCAAGAACTACGGGGGCCTGCGTGTCACAAGGGATGTCACGCTCGCGTTGCCAATCGGCGCACGTCATGCGTTGATCGGGCCGAACGGAGCCGGAAAGACAACCCTAATAGGCCTACTTTCAGGGACAATCGCGCCAAGTTCGGGTTCTATCTTTCTTCTCGGTAGTGATGTCACCGGGCTTGGACCCGCATCGCGCGTTAAAAGAGGGCTCGGCCGAACTTTTCAGGTCAACTCACTGTTTCGCGAGTTGACGGTATTTCAAAACGTGTTTCTCGCCATCAGCGAACACAGGGCAATCAGCCGGCACCTTTTGACCTCGATTGGCCGACACAGAGATGCGATAGACGAGGTCTGGCGCGTGCTCGACATGCTTGGCCTGTCTTCCGACGCCGCGCGCCATATCAACGAGATTGCCTATGGTCGCCAGCGCTTGGTGGAAATCGCCATCGCGCTGGTACTCGAACCAAAGGTATTGCTGCTTGATGAGCCGGCGGCCGGCATTCCGGGAGCTGAAGTCCCGATCCTGCTGAACGCGATTGACAAACTCGATGACGCAATTGCGGTTCTAATGATCGAGCACGACATGCAGATCGTCAAACGCTTCGCCCGTTCTGTGACTGTTATGGCAGAGGGGGAGGTTATCGAAAATGGTCCACCTGAGAACGTTATGTCCTCTGAACGGGTGAGGACTGTTTATCTCGGCCGCTCTGGCCAGCAGCGCTTTGGAGAACTTCAGCATGCTTGA
- a CDS encoding branched-chain amino acid ABC transporter permease: MNPQSSFYNPAASNGVGLMEIVFWALPGVAFFVFPDNLSFGAQVLIMALYAMSLGLILGFAGIVTLGHAAFFGIGAYSTGWIALAGWHEPITATFAGGAAAAALALVVGPIVLRLSGLPLMMMTLAIGAVLFEAANKFGWLTGGENGLSGIEFAPVLNLFPWSVFGQTSYLYCLAWLFVMFAIFRSLVSSPFGLALQGVRENALRMRLVGAPVSAHLIKVYAISAFMAGVAGSLSAQVTGFVGLDVLAIELSINGIIMLVLGGVGSIYGGPLGAAVYMVLKDFAANWDPYNWMAAIGLFLILVVLFGRNGLIGLGQRILPKAFLISLPGTQRMVSRRQAT; the protein is encoded by the coding sequence ATGAACCCTCAATCATCGTTTTACAATCCGGCAGCCAGCAACGGTGTTGGCCTTATGGAAATTGTTTTCTGGGCTCTTCCAGGCGTTGCGTTTTTTGTTTTCCCCGACAATCTGTCTTTCGGCGCCCAAGTGCTGATTATGGCGCTTTACGCGATGTCTTTGGGACTGATTCTTGGATTTGCGGGCATTGTAACCCTCGGGCATGCCGCCTTCTTTGGCATTGGAGCCTATAGCACCGGCTGGATTGCCCTTGCGGGATGGCATGAGCCCATTACGGCCACGTTTGCGGGCGGTGCGGCTGCGGCAGCGCTCGCTTTGGTCGTGGGCCCGATCGTCCTGCGTCTAAGTGGCTTGCCGCTGATGATGATGACATTGGCGATCGGCGCTGTCCTGTTTGAAGCCGCCAATAAATTCGGCTGGTTGACCGGCGGCGAAAACGGGCTCAGCGGCATCGAGTTCGCACCCGTGTTGAATCTGTTCCCATGGTCGGTTTTCGGACAAACAAGCTATCTCTACTGTCTCGCCTGGCTGTTCGTGATGTTTGCAATTTTCCGGTCGCTGGTGAGCTCGCCTTTTGGATTGGCGCTGCAAGGCGTGCGGGAAAACGCGCTTCGAATGCGTCTGGTCGGCGCTCCTGTATCTGCCCACCTGATTAAGGTCTACGCGATCAGCGCGTTTATGGCCGGTGTCGCGGGCAGCCTGTCGGCACAAGTTACGGGCTTTGTCGGACTGGATGTTCTCGCGATCGAACTGTCCATCAACGGCATCATCATGCTGGTTCTTGGAGGCGTCGGGAGTATCTATGGCGGCCCGCTTGGCGCGGCAGTGTACATGGTTCTCAAGGACTTTGCGGCGAACTGGGATCCCTATAATTGGATGGCGGCCATCGGGCTATTCCTCATCTTGGTAGTGCTGTTCGGCAGGAACGGTCTAATCGGACTTGGGCAGCGCATCCTGCCCAAGGCGTTTCTGATCTCTCTTCCCGGGACGCAACGGATGGTATCACGGAGGCAAGCGACGTGA